The Tenrec ecaudatus isolate mTenEca1 chromosome 6, mTenEca1.hap1, whole genome shotgun sequence genome has a window encoding:
- the ATP23 gene encoding mitochondrial inner membrane protease ATP23 homolog isoform X2, with product MEMSVGVLMPSPLSAAGNALVLLSWCTRESERFSKIVLCQNNIRNQAHMNRVVTHELIHAFDHCRAHVDWFTNVRHLACSEIRAANLSGDCSLINEIFRFHFGLKQHHQTCVRDRAILSILAVRNVSREVAQKAVDEVFESCFNDLEPFGRIPHSKTDARYAHRDFQNRHRYYSNI from the exons ATGGAAATGTCAGTGGGGGTTTTGATGCCCTCTCCTCTCAG TGCTGCTGGGAATGCCCTCGTCCTTCTGTCCTGGTGCACACGTGAGAGTGAGCGTTTCTCTAAG ATTGTTCTGTGCCAAAACAATATACGGAACCAGGCCCATATGAACAGGGTGGTCACTCACGAGCTCATTCATGCCTTTGACCACTGTCGTGCACATGTCGACTGGTTCACCAACGTCAGGCATCTGGCCTGCTCCGAG ATTCGAGCTGCTAACCTCAGTGGCGACTGCTCACTTATAAATGAAATATTCAGATTCCATTTTGGACTAAAACAACACCATCAG acTTGTGTGCGAGACCGAGCCATCCTTTCGATCTTGGCTGTGAGGAATGTCAGCAGAGAAGTAGCTCAGAAGGCTGTTGATGAAGTCTTTGAATCCTGCTTCAATGACCTTGAGCCTTTTGGAAGGATCCCTCATAGCAAAACTGATGCACGATATGCTCACAGAGACTTTCAAAATCGTCATCggtattattcaaatatatga
- the ATP23 gene encoding mitochondrial inner membrane protease ATP23 homolog isoform X1: MAEAPDERGSGPAAGEQSPEPPVSCQVFPERLAEKPQQGFFSSFTNDRKCQLMLLKTLDTNPYVKLLLDAMKHSGCAVRKERHFSCEDCHGNVSGGFDALSSQIVLCQNNIRNQAHMNRVVTHELIHAFDHCRAHVDWFTNVRHLACSEIRAANLSGDCSLINEIFRFHFGLKQHHQTCVRDRAILSILAVRNVSREVAQKAVDEVFESCFNDLEPFGRIPHSKTDARYAHRDFQNRHRYYSNI, translated from the exons ATGGCCGAAGCCCCGGACGAGCGCGGGTCGGGCCCCGCGGCCGGGGAGCAGTCGCCGGAGCCACCCGTCTCGTGCCAGGTCTTCCCGGAGCGGCTGGCAGAGAAGCCCCAGCAAGGGTTCTTCTCTAGCTTCACCAACGACCGGAAGTGCCAGCTCATGCTCCTGAAGACGCTGGACACAA ATCCATATGTCAAACTTCTGCTTGATGCTATGAAGCACTCTGGTTG TGCCGTTAGGAAAGAAAGACACTTTTCTTGTGAAGACTGTCATGGAAATGTCAGTGGGGGTTTTGATGCCCTCTCCTCTCAG ATTGTTCTGTGCCAAAACAATATACGGAACCAGGCCCATATGAACAGGGTGGTCACTCACGAGCTCATTCATGCCTTTGACCACTGTCGTGCACATGTCGACTGGTTCACCAACGTCAGGCATCTGGCCTGCTCCGAG ATTCGAGCTGCTAACCTCAGTGGCGACTGCTCACTTATAAATGAAATATTCAGATTCCATTTTGGACTAAAACAACACCATCAG acTTGTGTGCGAGACCGAGCCATCCTTTCGATCTTGGCTGTGAGGAATGTCAGCAGAGAAGTAGCTCAGAAGGCTGTTGATGAAGTCTTTGAATCCTGCTTCAATGACCTTGAGCCTTTTGGAAGGATCCCTCATAGCAAAACTGATGCACGATATGCTCACAGAGACTTTCAAAATCGTCATCggtattattcaaatatatga
- the ATP23 gene encoding mitochondrial inner membrane protease ATP23 homolog isoform X3: MNRVVTHELIHAFDHCRAHVDWFTNVRHLACSEIRAANLSGDCSLINEIFRFHFGLKQHHQTCVRDRAILSILAVRNVSREVAQKAVDEVFESCFNDLEPFGRIPHSKTDARYAHRDFQNRHRYYSNI, from the exons ATGAACAGGGTGGTCACTCACGAGCTCATTCATGCCTTTGACCACTGTCGTGCACATGTCGACTGGTTCACCAACGTCAGGCATCTGGCCTGCTCCGAG ATTCGAGCTGCTAACCTCAGTGGCGACTGCTCACTTATAAATGAAATATTCAGATTCCATTTTGGACTAAAACAACACCATCAG acTTGTGTGCGAGACCGAGCCATCCTTTCGATCTTGGCTGTGAGGAATGTCAGCAGAGAAGTAGCTCAGAAGGCTGTTGATGAAGTCTTTGAATCCTGCTTCAATGACCTTGAGCCTTTTGGAAGGATCCCTCATAGCAAAACTGATGCACGATATGCTCACAGAGACTTTCAAAATCGTCATCggtattattcaaatatatga